One window of the Corallococcus exiguus genome contains the following:
- a CDS encoding serine O-acetyltransferase, whose protein sequence is MGFDAMTLYRMAHGLKKRGVPLLPAVLRKAIYYLHSSYIPEDAELGEGTQLGYGGIGVVIHKAAKVGRHVLISQQVTIGGRSGLEGAPVIGDYVRIGAGAKVLGNIHVGDFAVIGANAVVVKDVPSGAVVAGVPAKLIRQDADPLTTYQREMGLLPTRAPPKLTQVPRPSAQASAR, encoded by the coding sequence ATGGGATTCGACGCGATGACGCTGTACCGGATGGCTCATGGGCTGAAGAAGCGAGGGGTGCCGTTGCTGCCCGCCGTTCTGCGCAAGGCCATCTACTACCTGCACAGCTCCTACATCCCTGAAGACGCGGAGCTCGGCGAGGGGACGCAGCTGGGCTACGGCGGCATCGGCGTGGTCATCCACAAGGCGGCGAAGGTGGGCCGACACGTGCTCATCTCGCAGCAGGTCACGATTGGCGGACGCTCCGGGCTGGAGGGCGCGCCGGTGATTGGCGACTACGTGCGCATCGGCGCGGGCGCCAAGGTGCTGGGCAACATCCACGTGGGCGACTTCGCGGTGATTGGCGCCAACGCGGTGGTGGTGAAGGACGTGCCCTCGGGCGCGGTGGTCGCGGGCGTGCCCGCGAAGCTCATCCGGCAGGACGCGGATCCGCTCACCACGTACCAGCGCGAGATGGGCCTGTTGCCCACGCGTGCGCCGCCGAAACTCACCCAGGTCCCACGTCCCTCCGCGCAGGCTTCCGCGCGCTAG
- a CDS encoding glycosyltransferase family 4 protein has translation MRVLLVGDYPPPYGGVAIHVRQLHQFLRDREVEAKVLDIGKGGRPAPDVLPVHGAAAFGLRLAGFTSAGWTVHLHTSGNNPKAWVLAALVGTMPGPRSPRVITLHSGLIPDYLAESQARRVFARTALAGYARVVAVSPAVRDAVVACGVPEEKVVVHPAFCGSQVRPGPVTPEVEAARSRRGPLLAMAHHPSPVYGRKQMFRALKLVAETHPGVGLALFGPGTRSEEFIRDARELGVAGLLEDLGELEHAKALGLLSQSDAFIRPTTHDGDSISVREALALGVPCVASDVCARPEGTRLFKAGDERALAQAVRDALAAGPAKVTAPDAGPVMLDMYAELMPSGMAGAGTVNAA, from the coding sequence ATGCGCGTGCTGCTCGTCGGGGACTACCCGCCGCCGTACGGGGGCGTGGCCATCCACGTCCGTCAACTCCATCAATTTCTGCGCGACCGCGAGGTCGAAGCGAAGGTGCTCGATATCGGGAAGGGTGGCCGGCCGGCTCCGGACGTCCTCCCCGTACACGGCGCCGCCGCCTTCGGCCTGCGGCTCGCGGGATTCACCTCCGCGGGCTGGACGGTCCACCTGCACACCAGCGGCAACAACCCGAAGGCGTGGGTGCTGGCGGCGCTGGTGGGCACCATGCCCGGGCCTCGCTCGCCGCGCGTCATCACGCTGCACTCGGGGCTGATTCCTGACTACCTGGCGGAGTCGCAGGCCCGGCGCGTGTTCGCGCGCACGGCGCTGGCGGGCTACGCGCGGGTGGTGGCGGTGTCCCCGGCGGTGCGCGACGCGGTGGTCGCGTGCGGTGTGCCGGAGGAGAAGGTCGTGGTGCATCCGGCCTTCTGCGGTTCGCAGGTGCGGCCCGGTCCGGTGACGCCGGAGGTGGAGGCAGCGCGGTCCCGGCGCGGTCCGCTGCTCGCGATGGCGCACCACCCGTCGCCTGTGTACGGGCGCAAGCAGATGTTCCGCGCGCTGAAGCTCGTGGCGGAGACGCACCCGGGCGTGGGCCTGGCGCTGTTCGGGCCGGGCACGCGCTCGGAAGAGTTCATCCGCGACGCGCGCGAGCTGGGCGTGGCGGGGCTGCTGGAGGACCTGGGCGAGCTGGAGCACGCGAAGGCGCTGGGGCTCTTGTCCCAGAGCGACGCCTTCATCCGGCCCACGACGCACGACGGGGACTCCATCTCCGTGCGCGAGGCGCTGGCGTTGGGCGTGCCGTGCGTGGCCAGCGACGTGTGCGCTCGGCCGGAGGGCACGCGGTTGTTCAAGGCCGGGGACGAGCGGGCGCTGGCGCAGGCGGTGCGCGACGCGCTGGCGGCGGGCCCGGCGAAGGTGACGGCTCCGGATGCGGGGCCGGTGATGCTGGACATGTACGCGGAGTTGATGCCGTCCGGCATGGCAGGTGCAGGAACCGTGAACGCGGCGTGA
- the exoP gene encoding spore coat polysaccharide biosynthesis glycosyltransferase ExoP has protein sequence MRRSEEMDLSKRALRGRDLVVFSNDWDGDPLSKVHIMRILSRDNRVLWVNSIGNRAPKANAHDAQRIIKKLKTFTQGIREVEPNLHVLAPLAIPFYGSETVRQANRHLLRLQVLRAMKQLKFERPISWSFLPASAPVSGTLGEDFVVYHCVDEFSAFSDTNGKHIAELEERLLRRADMCITSAERLYENKKRMNPRTVLVRHGTDHAHFVKACDPATKIPEDIAKLPKPIIGFFGLVADWIDQDAIIACAKAHPEGSVVIVGKTTPDCDDSRLRAVPNIHMLGRKPYADLPGYNKAFDVALNPFVINELTLNSNPLKVREYLASGLPVVSSDLPEVRKVGLCRIATTPEDYVKQVNAALADNPGPNRERAEKIFHESWEARVTEIRQHVGEAMLAAGKKL, from the coding sequence ATGCGGCGCAGTGAAGAGATGGACCTGTCGAAGCGGGCCCTTCGTGGGCGGGACCTGGTGGTGTTCTCCAACGACTGGGACGGGGATCCGCTGTCGAAGGTCCACATCATGCGGATCCTCTCGCGGGACAACCGCGTGCTGTGGGTGAACAGCATTGGCAACCGCGCGCCCAAGGCGAACGCGCACGACGCGCAGCGGATCATCAAGAAGCTGAAGACGTTCACCCAGGGCATCCGCGAGGTGGAGCCCAACCTGCACGTGCTCGCGCCGCTGGCGATTCCGTTCTACGGCTCGGAGACGGTGCGCCAGGCGAACCGCCACCTGCTGCGGCTCCAGGTGCTTCGCGCGATGAAGCAGCTGAAGTTCGAGCGCCCCATCTCCTGGAGCTTCCTGCCCGCGTCCGCGCCGGTGTCCGGCACGCTGGGCGAGGACTTCGTCGTGTACCACTGCGTGGACGAGTTCTCCGCGTTCAGCGACACCAACGGCAAGCACATCGCGGAGCTGGAGGAGCGCCTGCTGCGCCGCGCGGACATGTGCATCACGTCCGCGGAGCGCCTGTATGAGAACAAGAAGCGCATGAACCCGCGCACGGTGCTGGTGCGTCACGGCACGGACCACGCGCACTTCGTGAAGGCGTGCGACCCGGCGACGAAGATTCCGGAGGACATCGCGAAGCTGCCCAAGCCCATCATCGGCTTCTTCGGGCTGGTGGCGGACTGGATTGATCAGGACGCCATCATCGCGTGCGCGAAGGCGCACCCGGAGGGCTCGGTGGTCATCGTGGGCAAGACGACGCCGGACTGCGACGACAGCCGCCTGCGCGCGGTGCCCAACATCCACATGCTGGGGCGCAAGCCGTACGCGGACCTGCCGGGCTACAACAAGGCGTTCGACGTGGCGCTCAACCCGTTCGTCATCAACGAGCTGACGCTGAACTCCAACCCGCTGAAGGTGCGCGAGTACCTGGCGTCCGGCCTGCCGGTGGTGTCGTCGGATCTGCCGGAGGTCCGCAAGGTGGGCCTGTGCCGCATCGCCACCACGCCGGAGGACTACGTGAAGCAGGTCAACGCGGCGCTGGCGGACAACCCGGGCCCGAACCGGGAGCGCGCGGAGAAGATCTTCCACGAGAGCTGGGAGGCGCGCGTCACGGAGATCCGCCAGCACGTGGGTGAGGCGATGCTCGCGGCGGGCAAGAAGCTGTAG